Proteins from a single region of Caloramator sp. E03:
- a CDS encoding GntP family permease: MVTGPMLMIIFLIAIAFVLISIIKFRLNPFIALLVTSILTAFMVRMPLDKISSAVTTGFGNTLAGIGIVIGLGIILGQILAEAGATEQIANSLLKVVGIKNSPLALNITGYLVSIPVFFDAAFVILMSLAKELSRKTKKPIITFVTSLAVGLIVTHAMVIPTPGPLAVANNMKINLGIFVLYAIIVSLPASLIGGWLYGLFLGKKYDYKEIASNTVDESAATSEFVRDKNKPMPSGGLSLFVLLLPILLILLGTIMNILLPKGSKAAVIFNFVGDKNIALLIGVFVAILKLGKYLDQPINKIIIKAAESAGMILLITGAGGSLGNIINSSGIGKYLVDTLSKWNISIIILGFILSQILRAAQGSTTVALVTTSSILGPVVMQMGVSPVLVAISICAGGIGLSLPNDSGFWVVQRFSTLRESDTIKAWTIGGTIAGLTALIFTLILSMFSGILPGI, translated from the coding sequence ATGGTAACTGGTCCGATGTTGATGATAATTTTTTTAATAGCAATAGCTTTTGTTTTGATTTCTATAATTAAGTTTCGTTTAAATCCTTTTATTGCATTGCTTGTTACTTCAATTTTAACTGCATTTATGGTAAGAATGCCTTTAGATAAAATAAGTTCTGCAGTAACGACTGGTTTTGGAAATACGCTTGCAGGCATAGGCATTGTTATTGGACTTGGGATTATTTTAGGTCAAATTTTAGCAGAAGCGGGTGCTACTGAACAAATAGCTAACAGTTTATTAAAAGTTGTAGGAATAAAAAATTCTCCTCTTGCTTTAAATATAACAGGATATTTAGTATCTATTCCTGTTTTCTTTGATGCAGCATTTGTAATACTCATGTCATTGGCAAAGGAATTATCAAGAAAAACAAAAAAACCTATTATAACATTTGTAACAAGTTTGGCTGTTGGATTGATAGTTACACATGCTATGGTAATACCTACGCCTGGACCATTGGCTGTAGCAAATAATATGAAGATAAACTTAGGAATATTTGTATTATATGCAATTATCGTATCACTACCAGCATCATTAATTGGAGGCTGGTTATATGGTTTATTTTTAGGTAAAAAATATGATTACAAAGAAATAGCAAGTAATACTGTTGATGAATCAGCTGCAACATCAGAATTTGTAAGAGATAAAAATAAGCCTATGCCTTCAGGTGGTCTTTCTTTGTTTGTTCTTTTGTTACCAATATTATTAATACTTTTAGGAACGATTATGAACATTTTACTTCCTAAGGGATCAAAGGCTGCAGTAATTTTTAATTTTGTTGGAGATAAAAATATTGCTCTTTTGATTGGTGTATTCGTTGCAATATTGAAGTTAGGTAAATATTTAGATCAACCAATAAATAAGATAATAATAAAAGCTGCAGAATCAGCCGGTATGATTCTTTTAATTACAGGAGCAGGTGGTTCTCTTGGCAACATTATAAATAGCAGTGGAATAGGTAAATATCTTGTTGATACATTATCAAAATGGAATATATCAATTATTATATTGGGATTTATTTTAAGCCAAATCTTAAGAGCGGCTCAAGGTTCCACAACAGTTGCATTAGTTACAACATCCTCAATATTAGGTCCTGTAGTTATGCAAATGGGAGTGTCACCTGTGCTTGTTGCTATTTCTATTTGTGCAGGTGGCATAGGATTATCATTACCTAATGATTCAGGATTCTGGGTTGTACAGCGTTTTTCAACCTTGAGAGAATCAGATACTATTAAGGCATGGACTATAGGTGGTACAATAGCTGGATTAACAGCTCTTATCTTTACTTTAATATTAAGCATGTTTTCAGGAATATTGCCAGGAATATAA
- a CDS encoding FGGY-family carbohydrate kinase yields the protein MNCVITIDVGTSSLKSTVYTLSGKSLYGSASEYQPVFLKNNYAEQSPETWKNALIQTLNDISKYVSNNSIDIIAISVTSQRASIIPVDKHGNYLHNAIMWQDKRTTQECKKISKFIDINTIYRKTGLRIDPYFSAPKMLWLKENCSEIYNKSYKILGVQDFIIYLLTNKFITDWTQASRTMLMDINNFKWDRDILDILEINEEILPELCPPASIAGKLTDQIANTVGLKGGIPVIIAGGDQQCAAVALNILQEGYAEANTGTGSFVIAYSDKPVFDIKNRTLCSAAAIPGKWVVEAGILTTGTIYRWLKEQFYPDSIDGENKYELLNKEASISTTGANGVIMIPHFQGSAAPYWNPDAKGMFFNLTLGTKRSDIARSVLEGIALEIAENVFLIEENIGNINTISVAGGMTRFDLFNQIQADVFNKPVIKYENSEASSLGALISTSVTLGYYENYKIAFKNIINDNPTLYDPCDKNAEIYKIIINRKNKLYNALNENDIYSLFKYGI from the coding sequence ATGAACTGTGTAATTACAATTGATGTTGGTACTTCGAGTTTGAAATCTACAGTATATACCTTATCAGGCAAGAGCTTATATGGTTCTGCTAGTGAGTACCAACCTGTTTTTTTAAAGAACAATTATGCTGAACAGAGTCCAGAAACATGGAAAAATGCATTAATCCAAACTTTGAATGATATTTCAAAATATGTAAGCAACAATAGTATTGATATAATAGCAATATCAGTTACATCACAGAGAGCATCGATAATTCCTGTTGATAAACATGGAAATTACCTTCATAATGCAATTATGTGGCAGGATAAGAGAACAACGCAGGAGTGTAAAAAAATAAGTAAATTTATAGATATAAATACTATATATAGAAAAACTGGTTTGAGGATAGACCCATATTTTTCAGCACCTAAAATGCTTTGGCTCAAGGAAAATTGTTCTGAAATTTATAATAAAAGTTATAAAATTTTAGGCGTTCAGGATTTTATTATATATCTTCTGACCAATAAGTTTATCACAGATTGGACGCAAGCCTCAAGAACAATGTTAATGGATATAAACAATTTTAAATGGGATAGAGATATTCTTGATATTTTGGAAATAAATGAAGAAATTTTACCGGAATTATGTCCTCCAGCCTCTATTGCTGGGAAACTAACAGACCAAATAGCAAACACAGTTGGACTAAAAGGTGGTATACCTGTCATTATTGCGGGTGGTGACCAGCAATGTGCAGCCGTAGCTTTGAATATTTTGCAGGAGGGATATGCTGAAGCTAATACAGGAACAGGTTCTTTTGTAATAGCATATTCAGATAAACCAGTATTTGATATTAAAAACAGAACATTATGTAGTGCAGCTGCTATTCCAGGAAAATGGGTGGTGGAAGCGGGGATACTTACAACAGGAACTATTTATAGGTGGCTTAAAGAACAGTTTTATCCAGATAGTATAGATGGCGAAAATAAGTATGAATTGCTAAATAAAGAAGCATCTATATCAACTACTGGAGCTAATGGAGTTATAATGATTCCGCATTTTCAAGGAAGTGCAGCTCCTTATTGGAACCCAGATGCAAAAGGGATGTTTTTTAATCTTACTTTAGGAACAAAAAGAAGCGATATAGCAAGATCAGTTTTGGAGGGAATTGCTCTTGAGATAGCTGAAAATGTATTTCTAATAGAAGAAAATATAGGCAATATCAATACTATAAGTGTTGCAGGTGGAATGACAAGGTTTGATTTATTTAATCAAATCCAGGCAGATGTTTTTAATAAACCTGTAATAAAATATGAAAATAGTGAGGCATCTTCACTTGGAGCATTGATTAGTACCTCTGTAACATTAGGTTACTATGAAAATTATAAAATTGCATTTAAAAATATAATAAATGATAATCCTACATTATATGATCCGTGTGATAAAAATGCAGAGATATATAAAATAATAATAAATAGGAAAAATAAGTTATATAATGCATTAAATGAAAATGATATATATAGTTTATTTAAATATGGAATATAA
- the cas6 gene encoding CRISPR-associated endoribonuclease Cas6 — protein MRADINIKLETPLELPIHYNHIIQAVVLRWLSDDNYSKFIHDTGYKYKKRQYKMYTFSKIYGKFSIDYNKKTITYFDNIMLSISSLENEFMKYIINTAIINDVVIGKTRGQVENITFKSLDLINKGRIRTKSPIVVYSTFLLEDKKKTYYYNPKEDEFESIIRNNLIKKYIAYYERDLQNKEFKIHPLGNLKESIVIYKGTVIKGWNGEFEIEGSPELIKIAYDTGLGSKNSQGFGCFEFVGRC, from the coding sequence TTGAGGGCTGATATAAATATAAAGTTAGAAACTCCATTGGAGCTTCCTATACACTACAATCACATTATACAGGCGGTTGTTTTAAGGTGGCTTTCTGATGATAACTACAGTAAATTCATACATGATACGGGATATAAATACAAAAAAAGGCAGTATAAAATGTATACCTTTTCAAAAATCTATGGAAAATTTTCCATAGATTATAATAAAAAGACCATAACATATTTTGATAATATAATGCTTTCTATTTCATCATTAGAAAATGAATTCATGAAGTATATTATAAACACTGCAATTATTAATGATGTTGTTATAGGTAAAACGAGGGGACAAGTTGAGAACATAACTTTTAAATCTTTGGATTTAATAAATAAAGGAAGGATAAGAACAAAATCCCCAATAGTTGTTTATAGTACCTTTTTATTGGAGGATAAAAAGAAAACCTATTATTATAATCCAAAAGAGGATGAATTTGAAAGCATAATTAGAAACAACCTTATAAAAAAGTATATTGCCTATTATGAAAGAGACCTACAGAATAAGGAATTTAAAATACATCCATTAGGCAATTTAAAAGAGAGCATTGTAATTTATAAAGGTACTGTTATTAAAGGATGGAACGGAGAATTCGAAATTGAAGGTTCTCCAGAGCTTATAAAAATAGCCTATGACACAGGCCTTGGTTCTAAAAATTCTCAAGGATTTGGATGTTTTGAATTCGTTGGGAGGTGCTAA
- a CDS encoding TIGR02556 family CRISPR-associated protein — protein MIEGIVQIGRALTKEGNLLDTLIREVPVKDKKDKPLLIMKLNFKKDSLDIDIKEEMDNESVKKYIHVGSADVPTSPQWFATSKNINYFLTETLYNLTNIDFGDNLNKKIKYVFDNFYIKIDENIKSVKYQYALDMERYLDKELDVKNIYLNMKGQGKNDKEITKELSKAFEVYIKEKYDIKLSEVGLFTILIDGIPLSSFKEYQEKVLEAKKAGGQEEDNNLLCFICGSKNNVTSDVAKMKIKYYTTNQIIFASEIDAKNYYKNMALCQDCLNSIIASEVYMDNNLKTKIGDLTAYIIPHFIYGEPLDKEELDFIVKKINKSLNIAKNLKAIESFEYDMLNFLELKEERTYYVLNFMFVKQSNQSTKIQRFIKDVPPNIFEKIAKASKYSYDVMKKSFYKYNSRIDLLNIYYTIPIKVKKGEVVEYRDILSLYDSIFTQRPVDKLHIIDKFIDGVNVIRLNKEGYNLKTEEICYYILKSNMMIKFLEKLKCLKEGKALDTSCLNVKEEIKQYIKDMGYDEQQTAMFLLGILIGEIGNSQYKRYDGNKPILNKLNFNGIDKSKIIRLSNEVYTKLEQEKIRNFNEVLYSDFKKLLDSNMNKWMLNKNENLYYILSGYSYATAKPMLKEVNENE, from the coding sequence TTGATAGAGGGAATTGTACAAATAGGTAGGGCCTTAACAAAGGAAGGGAACCTCCTTGATACATTAATTAGAGAAGTTCCTGTAAAAGACAAAAAAGACAAACCACTTTTAATAATGAAGCTTAATTTTAAAAAAGACAGCCTTGATATTGATATTAAAGAAGAAATGGATAATGAAAGTGTAAAAAAATACATCCATGTAGGTTCTGCTGATGTTCCAACGTCTCCCCAGTGGTTTGCAACTTCAAAGAATATAAATTATTTTTTAACTGAAACCTTATATAATCTTACAAACATAGATTTTGGGGATAATCTTAATAAAAAGATAAAATACGTATTTGATAACTTTTATATTAAAATTGATGAAAACATAAAAAGCGTAAAATATCAATATGCCCTTGATATGGAAAGATATTTAGACAAAGAGCTTGATGTTAAAAATATTTATTTAAATATGAAAGGCCAAGGGAAAAATGATAAGGAAATAACAAAGGAGCTTTCTAAAGCCTTTGAAGTATATATTAAAGAAAAATATGATATAAAGCTTAGTGAAGTTGGCCTTTTTACTATTTTAATTGATGGTATTCCTCTTTCCAGCTTTAAAGAATATCAAGAAAAAGTTCTTGAAGCAAAAAAAGCAGGTGGACAGGAAGAAGATAATAATCTTTTATGCTTTATATGCGGCTCTAAAAACAACGTTACTTCAGATGTAGCTAAAATGAAGATAAAGTACTATACAACAAACCAGATAATATTTGCAAGTGAAATAGATGCCAAAAACTATTATAAAAATATGGCATTATGTCAGGACTGTTTAAACTCAATAATAGCTTCAGAAGTATATATGGACAACAATTTAAAAACCAAAATCGGAGATTTAACAGCTTATATAATCCCACATTTTATATATGGAGAACCTTTAGATAAGGAGGAACTTGATTTTATAGTAAAAAAAATAAACAAATCCTTAAACATAGCTAAAAACCTTAAGGCAATAGAGAGCTTTGAATATGATATGCTAAATTTTCTTGAGCTTAAAGAAGAAAGAACTTATTATGTTCTAAATTTTATGTTTGTGAAACAGTCAAATCAATCAACTAAAATACAAAGGTTTATAAAGGATGTTCCTCCCAATATATTTGAAAAGATAGCTAAGGCTTCAAAATATTCTTATGATGTAATGAAAAAATCATTTTATAAATACAATAGCCGCATAGATCTTTTAAATATATATTACACGATACCAATAAAGGTTAAAAAAGGAGAAGTTGTAGAGTACAGAGACATATTATCCCTATATGATAGCATATTTACCCAAAGACCTGTGGATAAACTTCATATAATAGATAAGTTTATTGATGGAGTTAATGTTATTCGGCTAAACAAAGAGGGCTACAACTTAAAGACAGAGGAGATATGCTATTATATTTTAAAATCCAATATGATGATAAAATTCTTAGAAAAACTTAAATGTTTAAAGGAGGGAAAGGCTTTGGATACATCTTGCTTAAACGTAAAAGAAGAAATAAAGCAGTATATAAAGGATATGGGATATGATGAGCAGCAGACTGCAATGTTCCTTCTTGGAATTTTGATAGGGGAGATAGGTAACAGCCAGTATAAAAGATATGATGGCAACAAGCCAATACTTAATAAGTTAAACTTTAATGGTATAGACAAATCAAAAATTATAAGGCTTTCAAATGAAGTTTACACAAAGCTTGAGCAGGAAAAGATAAGAAACTTCAATGAAGTTTTGTATTCTGACTTTAAAAAGCTTCTTGATTCCAACATGAATAAATGGATGCTAAATAAAAATGAAAATTTATATTATATATTATCAGGCTATTCTTATGCTACTGCAAAACCAATGTTAAAGGAGGTTAATGAAAATGAATAA